The following are encoded in a window of Ranitomeya variabilis isolate aRanVar5 chromosome 8, aRanVar5.hap1, whole genome shotgun sequence genomic DNA:
- the LOC143788054 gene encoding uncharacterized protein LOC143788054, with protein MSSSSDEETPGPAQGEHVSETTSSTAEETGQETGQEQRSHGRARRRHRVPEEDEDLIENEHLISLVHERVALWDTRDPLHANNVTIRRLWNEVAAALWDGWANAPARVRSAFVSKVKTRWRSMKDRFNKDLRQESRLPSGSAARIRKYKYHRILAFLRPVLARRT; from the exons atgtcttcttcttctgatgaggaaacgcctgggcctgcacaaggggaacatgtcagcgaa accacttcttctacagcggaagagactgggcaggagactgggcaggagcagcgtagtcacggccgggcaagacggcggcatcgt gttccagaggaggatgaggacctaattgagaatgaacacctcatctccctggttcacgagcgagtcgcattgtgggacacccgggatccactgcacgccaacaatgtgacgatccggaggctttggaatgaggtggccgcagcgttgtgggatggctgggccaatgccccggctcgggtccgttctgcatttg tgtcaaaagtgaaaacacgttggagatcgatgaaggaccgcttcaacaaggacctgcgccaagagagccggcttccaagtggttctgcagcaaggatacgcaaatacaagtaccaccgcatccttgcgtttttgagaccggtccttgcacgaagaacgtaa